The Patescibacteria group bacterium genome includes a region encoding these proteins:
- a CDS encoding S41 family peptidase, whose translation MEETKPRRKIFKRISIGLLSVILLAASFGAGAYFSQKNEVLKELAKKEVVFLGKLTGKYSGDSGKLTQDVDFNLYWKVWDLLHEQYVDKDKLNDKTLFYGSLRGLVSAAGDPYTVFMDPKISLDFSNDLAGTFEGIGAEIGMKDDTITIIAPLPDMPAEKMGLKAGDKIYAIDGKSTAGFTVDEAVNKIRGPKGTEVTLTIYREGFKETKDYKVKRDKITVKSVNTKMNESGIFVITVTNFNDDTQGLFDKAVTEAVEKNPKGIILDLRNNPGGYLDTAIEMASKWVDGGIVVTEKFSDEKKNDYLSRGRARLKDYPTMVLVNQGSASASEIVAGALQDAGEGVIIGHQTFGKGSVQTLENLSDGSSVKITVAKWYTPKGNNITEKGITPDIIAELKPEDFDKGKDPQMDKAVNILTGKEKYDPKKSEVKNEVKK comes from the coding sequence ATGGAAGAAACAAAGCCGCGAAGAAAAATATTCAAAAGAATAAGCATTGGTTTATTGTCCGTTATACTGCTTGCGGCCTCTTTCGGGGCCGGCGCCTATTTTTCCCAGAAAAATGAGGTTTTAAAAGAGCTGGCTAAAAAGGAAGTGGTATTCTTAGGGAAGCTAACCGGCAAATATTCAGGCGATTCGGGAAAATTAACCCAGGACGTCGATTTTAATTTGTACTGGAAAGTTTGGGATTTACTGCATGAGCAGTACGTCGATAAGGATAAATTAAACGACAAAACATTGTTTTACGGCTCTCTTCGGGGATTGGTTTCCGCGGCCGGCGATCCGTATACGGTTTTTATGGATCCGAAAATTTCTCTTGATTTTTCCAATGATTTAGCCGGAACTTTTGAAGGAATCGGCGCGGAAATCGGGATGAAAGACGATACGATAACGATTATTGCCCCCTTGCCGGACATGCCGGCGGAAAAAATGGGCTTAAAAGCCGGGGATAAAATTTATGCCATTGACGGAAAATCAACCGCCGGCTTTACTGTTGATGAGGCGGTAAATAAAATCCGCGGCCCCAAAGGGACGGAAGTAACCTTGACGATTTACCGCGAGGGCTTTAAGGAAACAAAAGACTATAAGGTAAAAAGGGACAAGATAACGGTAAAAAGCGTAAATACAAAAATGAACGAATCCGGGATTTTTGTAATTACGGTAACCAATTTTAATGATGACACGCAGGGCTTGTTCGATAAGGCAGTGACCGAGGCAGTAGAAAAAAATCCCAAAGGAATTATTTTAGACTTAAGGAATAACCCCGGCGGCTACCTTGATACGGCTATAGAGATGGCTTCAAAGTGGGTTGACGGCGGGATTGTAGTAACCGAGAAATTTTCCGATGAAAAAAAGAACGATTATTTGTCCCGCGGACGGGCGCGGTTAAAAGATTATCCCACCATGGTTTTAGTGAACCAAGGTTCGGCGTCGGCTTCGGAGATCGTGGCCGGAGCGTTGCAGGATGCGGGAGAGGGCGTTATTATCGGCCATCAGACCTTTGGCAAAGGCTCGGTCCAAACCCTGGAGAATTTGTCGGACGGATCATCGGTGAAAATCACCGTTGCCAAATGGTATACTCCTAAAGGCAATAATATAACCGAAAAGGGGATAACTCCGGATATAATTGCAGAACTGAAGCCAGAAGATTTTGATAAAGGAAAAGACCCCCAGATGGACAAAGCCGTCAATATTCTTACCGGCAAGGAAAAATATGATCCGAAAAAAAGCGAGGTAAAAAACGAGGTTAAAAAATAG
- a CDS encoding glycosyltransferase family 4 protein — protein MRFLIFTLEYPPFKGGVGKYYEDMAKNWPEGREIFVLDNNDGKLVSSRLPRYKWLPSIWRLWVSVNKNKINHILVGHVLPLGIAAFIVNRLAGIKYSIVLHGMDYLCAFKTERKSWVVQKIFYRAEKIICANSYVAGLLAEELGEKIAKKIVIINPGVDGKIKIDKGLSDKLKTRQGLKNKIVLLSISRLVKRKGFDYVIESMPEILKAAPQAVYVVGGIGPDEEYLKEKWQALPEEVKKKVIFIGKPDDKEKWAWLSACDIFVMPSRKINGDVEGFGIVYLEANLAGKPVIAGDSGGVRDAVSDQVNGLLVNPDDKDDIVRAIVSLVNNKALREAMGEKARLRVLEEYSAKGQAKKLYEAVSGE, from the coding sequence ATGCGTTTTCTTATATTTACTTTGGAATATCCGCCGTTTAAAGGCGGGGTCGGAAAATATTACGAGGACATGGCAAAAAACTGGCCCGAGGGCAGGGAGATTTTCGTTTTGGACAATAACGACGGAAAATTAGTGTCCAGCCGCTTGCCGCGCTATAAGTGGCTGCCGTCAATCTGGCGGCTTTGGGTGAGCGTGAACAAAAATAAAATCAACCATATATTGGTCGGCCACGTCTTGCCCCTGGGCATAGCGGCTTTTATCGTTAACCGGCTGGCCGGGATAAAATATTCGATTGTCCTCCATGGCATGGATTACCTTTGCGCCTTCAAGACCGAGAGAAAATCCTGGGTGGTCCAAAAGATTTTTTACCGGGCTGAAAAAATAATTTGCGCCAATAGCTATGTGGCCGGACTTTTAGCCGAAGAGCTCGGCGAAAAGATTGCGAAAAAAATCGTAATCATAAATCCGGGAGTGGACGGGAAAATAAAAATCGACAAAGGATTATCGGATAAATTAAAAACGCGGCAGGGCTTAAAAAATAAAATCGTGTTATTAAGCATCAGCCGGCTGGTCAAGCGCAAAGGATTTGATTACGTGATTGAGTCTATGCCTGAAATACTGAAGGCCGCGCCCCAGGCGGTTTACGTAGTAGGCGGCATCGGCCCGGACGAGGAATATTTAAAAGAAAAATGGCAGGCTCTGCCCGAGGAGGTGAAAAAAAAGGTGATCTTTATCGGCAAGCCGGATGATAAAGAAAAATGGGCCTGGCTTTCCGCCTGCGACATTTTTGTCATGCCGTCCCGAAAAATTAACGGCGACGTCGAGGGGTTTGGCATTGTTTACCTTGAAGCTAATCTGGCCGGCAAGCCGGTAATTGCCGGCGATTCGGGAGGGGTGCGCGACGCGGTTTCCGATCAGGTAAACGGGCTTTTGGTTAATCCGGATGATAAAGATGATATTGTCCGGGCGATAGTAAGCCTTGTTAATAACAAGGCCCTCCGCGAAGCTATGGGTGAAAAAGCCCGGTTAAGAGTTTTAGAAGAATATAGCGCCAAAGGCCAGGCTAAAAAGCTTTACGAGGCTGTTAGCGGCGAATAG
- a CDS encoding flippase, with protein sequence MPAKVANIAKNTSYFTVALVLQKVISFSYFIILARYLGPEDLGKYYFAISFTTIFSIIIDLGFAGVLIREVAKDNKTADKFLGSILAMKIPLTVVSFIMVGVLINALGYPDVTKFLVYVSMICMALDSFTLSFFSTIRGFHNLSYESVGSIIFQLLVIIIGAALVKMGLGLRWMFLPLIAASVFNFFYSMYLVGVKWKIKIAPVWDYPRIKYILGISIAFAMYGVLNRVYTFLDSVLLSLLAGDREVGLYQVAFKIIIALQFLPMAFAASLYPALSLYWLKNKSQLSVTFERAMNYLIIISIPISVGIIMIADKVVLVFKSGFSEAILPLQITIAQLLFTFVNFPIGSLLNACDRQKQNSYIMGAVALSSAALNIMLIPRLGAVGASITSSVCGVLQVALGMILVRKIIDYRLRKNLLIFIKVTASAIVMALSVLYLKNYINVFVTAGIGGVIYFIVLFLLGGYKKEDVMSIVESFKKKPQIQEEAVENL encoded by the coding sequence ATGCCGGCTAAAGTCGCCAATATCGCCAAAAACACTTCGTATTTTACCGTTGCCTTGGTTTTGCAAAAGGTGATTTCTTTTAGCTACTTTATAATTCTCGCGCGCTACTTAGGCCCCGAAGATTTGGGCAAATACTATTTTGCCATATCATTCACTACGATTTTTTCTATTATTATCGACCTTGGGTTTGCCGGAGTGCTAATCCGCGAAGTGGCGAAAGACAATAAAACAGCTGATAAATTTCTAGGAAGCATTCTGGCCATGAAGATCCCCTTGACCGTTGTATCGTTCATCATGGTCGGAGTTTTAATTAACGCCTTGGGCTATCCCGACGTTACGAAATTCCTTGTTTACGTATCAATGATCTGCATGGCGCTTGATTCATTCACCCTGTCGTTTTTTTCCACCATCCGCGGCTTCCATAATTTAAGCTATGAGAGCGTCGGTTCGATTATTTTTCAGCTTTTGGTTATTATAATCGGCGCGGCGCTCGTGAAAATGGGCTTGGGGCTAAGATGGATGTTTCTGCCTCTTATCGCCGCGAGCGTATTTAACTTTTTTTATTCCATGTATCTGGTCGGGGTAAAGTGGAAGATTAAAATAGCGCCTGTTTGGGATTATCCGCGGATAAAATACATTTTAGGCATCTCCATCGCCTTTGCCATGTACGGCGTCTTAAACCGGGTTTATACTTTTCTTGACTCCGTATTATTGTCGCTTTTGGCCGGCGACCGCGAAGTAGGCCTTTATCAGGTTGCTTTTAAAATCATTATTGCCCTGCAGTTCCTGCCCATGGCCTTTGCCGCCTCGCTTTATCCGGCCCTTTCCTTGTACTGGCTGAAAAATAAAAGCCAATTGTCCGTTACTTTCGAGCGGGCGATGAATTATTTAATTATCATATCCATACCGATTAGCGTCGGGATAATCATGATTGCCGATAAGGTTGTTTTGGTTTTTAAGTCCGGCTTTTCCGAAGCTATACTGCCATTGCAAATTACCATCGCCCAGTTGTTATTCACCTTTGTCAATTTTCCCATCGGCTCATTATTAAACGCCTGCGACCGGCAGAAGCAAAATTCTTATATCATGGGCGCGGTGGCGCTATCGAGCGCCGCTTTGAATATAATGCTAATTCCCCGGCTCGGCGCGGTCGGGGCGAGCATCACCTCTTCGGTTTGCGGAGTATTGCAGGTCGCGCTAGGCATGATTCTCGTAAGAAAAATTATCGACTATCGATTGAGGAAAAATTTACTGATATTTATAAAAGTAACAGCCTCGGCTATAGTTATGGCTTTATCAGTTTTATATTTAAAAAATTACATCAACGTTTTTGTTACCGCCGGCATCGGAGGCGTAATTTATTTTATAGTTTTATTCCTTCTGGGCGGGTATAAAAAAGAGGATGTTATGAGTATCGTTGAATCATTTAAGAAAAAGCCGCAGATTCAGGAAGAAGCGGTGGAAAATTTATAA
- a CDS encoding tyrosine-type recombinase/integrase, translating to MNKNLELYIQFLNWLRIGHSLDTVSSYKWGLKVYLDWCDGVEKDILKFKENDFVDYASYLRDDRGVKRSTSGHYICALRTFWRWLYRQELVKFDDSYIPVPKDNDKEHYPYVVKQELDLILNYFDEFYSEQLRDKTIIAFLAATGLRLGEMLAMEIGQIDLDDKKATARTFKRTNHFREIYWDDETNRLLKNWLEVREKYMEKANFQSNALFISLARTKIGKPSCKSNVQKMIRKVRKNLGIKKKITAHSFRHGFGHKAVENQIHPRHLQIMLGHAKLNTTMFYMGVSNKEVEEIYRNKMESSLTRP from the coding sequence ATGAATAAAAATTTAGAACTTTATATCCAGTTTTTAAACTGGCTTCGTATTGGGCATTCGCTCGATACAGTTTCTTCCTACAAATGGGGCTTAAAAGTTTATCTTGATTGGTGCGACGGAGTGGAAAAAGATATTTTAAAATTCAAAGAAAACGATTTCGTTGATTACGCCAGCTATTTAAGGGATGATCGCGGCGTTAAACGTAGCACTTCCGGACATTATATTTGCGCGCTTAGAACATTTTGGCGCTGGCTTTACCGGCAGGAATTAGTAAAATTTGACGACAGCTATATTCCGGTCCCGAAAGATAACGACAAAGAGCATTATCCATACGTTGTAAAACAAGAGCTTGATTTAATCCTTAATTATTTTGATGAATTTTATTCCGAGCAATTGCGCGATAAAACTATTATTGCCTTTTTAGCGGCCACCGGCTTAAGGTTAGGAGAAATGCTTGCCATGGAAATCGGGCAAATTGATTTGGATGATAAAAAGGCCACGGCCCGGACATTTAAACGGACTAACCACTTCCGGGAAATTTATTGGGACGACGAAACTAACCGGCTTCTTAAAAATTGGCTGGAGGTCCGGGAAAAATATATGGAAAAAGCCAACTTTCAAAGTAACGCCTTATTTATTAGCCTGGCCCGGACGAAGATCGGAAAACCCAGCTGTAAAAGTAATGTTCAAAAGATGATCCGGAAAGTCCGAAAAAACTTAGGAATCAAAAAAAAGATAACCGCGCATTCATTCCGGCATGGCTTTGGTCATAAGGCAGTGGAAAATCAGATCCACCCCAGGCACTTACAAATAATGCTTGGGCATGCTAAATTAAATACCACAATGTTTTATATGGGCGTCAGTAACAAGGAAGTAGAAGAAATTTACAGAAATAAAATGGAGAGCAGTTTGACACGGCCTTAA
- a CDS encoding PBECR2 nuclease fold domain-containing protein produces the protein MAINYSKFIPGVSQPVKQTGTINYSKFLSKKKEEEKKEEPAKPINQNAEKAKFTISNMFKSGQATTAPISTIPARTNTDGIDPALKVQGEKIVKNQPVIPTKPKPFSDLFKKNPERKEMTFNVGEGLSEEENKKAENTAGISGRDKLARHKNPMLDAMLVNAGITERQVEEAAPKSRLAAAGALLDMALPSQGIGQVTGSLRLASKVPGANLAENIGEAVKKIGKSDFIDEYSKLKKQPKFMPISQPAKEIKIGKITEEAKAIIKTQADDVVVTKKSLKHIADKPEKFPEDVVRRIPDIIQNPSEILEGKKLKTGEERFLFVKRNGGSAASVVEVSFEKNKNTVITVFKSDDKYLQKFKPLWKTGASSEAVLPSASAREALAGSRPEFSALKEAESFEKGTDNINVARQRGKVKSLAEREQDLIRREMEANLKKDFGGELENQYQAFKPLIRKLYGSYANFIDEAEDYAKIKTKALQKGILGEKIDNLLYSQEQSGDEVLDMFKDRIIGKVENKGVKTELTEERVALNQEIKTQKKLEKRGLKESYLKMRETQKEKKISDEQLKRLREKTGAKEWKNTSKTQIDDMRKELSRLKEGDRYIDSDQSEGLIEYVKKEFNENLFPDQAIMTEREVLKDYGIVLPKTRRGGIRAPILELELWKDGSAISLSRETLERNLERVAGSEADEIKNFVVNPTRKNETARIEFTNGLRTLMNDTIVKDMKIRVGSKEDALIQRFGEQRMVQQELWDQTKKIAKQRGVKKYKDLISMALQDDVPPGYPVNFSRGIDSEKFARLPGKVKENIELAVNDIKKIHKELKDLGEEGVLKQKSSDKWQDIRKATEYFREIYNDLLDRVNKERAKFGYEPIQKRKDYFRHFTEMEAAIDKVGNVFKQEDLPTQISGLTEFFNPGKPFSTAELRRKGGFFTESAIKGMDNYLDTISKQIYHIDSIQRGRAIEAYIRDAAEVNKKVKLPNLVANLHEYTNLLSGKKSAIDRAAESMLGRKIFVLANLVKQRTSANMIVGNISSALTNFIPFTEFLATTKKKEVAQGIFEAATSVFNKGYFDINGVESDFLKRRYPIQNIDLTKTKKAAEVAGWLFETVDKFTAKSVVSGKYFENLKKGMTAAEAILEADVYAGKMLADRSIGQLPNLMGAKIFAPVSQFQTEVNNVYSVITKDMPKLSEGNKIKLTRMIGEFIVYSYLFNEAYEKVSGRRPTIDIGYAISYMMGFEEEAKDKSFLERASKEAEDIAGNLPFVGSITGGRFPIGAGIPSLKPLAGDISDYTDGKWKKELAKPAFYLAPPFGGGQAKKTIEGIGAYREGEVRSKSGKTSLYSIKKSPANKVRTGLFGKYATPEAKEYFEGVNKKTTLPGLPKIPKLPKLPPLTKFPNQK, from the coding sequence ATGGCCATTAATTATTCAAAATTTATTCCGGGAGTCAGCCAACCGGTTAAACAAACCGGAACTATTAATTATTCCAAGTTTTTATCGAAGAAAAAGGAAGAAGAGAAAAAAGAAGAGCCAGCCAAGCCAATTAACCAAAACGCCGAAAAGGCCAAGTTTACCATTAGCAACATGTTTAAATCCGGCCAGGCTACTACTGCACCAATATCAACTATTCCGGCAAGAACCAATACCGACGGAATCGATCCGGCCCTAAAAGTTCAAGGGGAGAAGATAGTAAAGAATCAGCCGGTTATTCCTACTAAGCCTAAACCATTCAGTGATTTATTTAAAAAGAATCCGGAGAGAAAAGAAATGACCTTTAACGTAGGGGAAGGATTGAGTGAAGAAGAAAACAAGAAAGCAGAAAATACGGCCGGTATTTCCGGACGGGATAAATTAGCCAGGCATAAAAACCCGATGCTGGACGCCATGCTAGTTAACGCCGGCATAACCGAAAGACAAGTAGAGGAAGCAGCGCCAAAATCCAGACTGGCCGCGGCTGGAGCTTTATTAGATATGGCTTTGCCTAGCCAAGGCATAGGCCAGGTAACCGGATCACTCAGGCTGGCGTCTAAAGTCCCTGGAGCCAACCTAGCAGAAAATATCGGGGAAGCAGTAAAAAAAATCGGCAAAAGTGATTTTATTGATGAATACAGCAAATTAAAAAAACAACCAAAATTTATGCCGATTTCCCAGCCGGCAAAAGAAATTAAAATCGGCAAAATAACCGAAGAGGCTAAAGCAATAATTAAAACCCAGGCTGATGATGTTGTGGTAACCAAAAAATCCCTTAAGCATATAGCCGACAAGCCAGAAAAATTTCCAGAAGATGTAGTCCGACGAATACCGGATATTATACAGAATCCTTCCGAGATATTAGAAGGTAAAAAACTTAAAACCGGTGAGGAAAGATTTTTATTTGTTAAAAGAAATGGTGGATCAGCGGCTTCAGTTGTTGAGGTTAGCTTTGAAAAAAATAAAAATACCGTAATTACGGTATTTAAGTCAGACGATAAGTATCTTCAAAAATTTAAGCCTCTTTGGAAGACGGGCGCCTCAAGTGAGGCGGTCCTTCCATCTGCTTCAGCGCGCGAGGCGCTGGCTGGCAGCCGACCCGAGTTTTCTGCTCTTAAAGAGGCTGAAAGTTTCGAAAAAGGTACTGATAATATTAACGTAGCAAGGCAGCGCGGAAAAGTCAAGAGCTTAGCTGAAAGGGAACAGGATTTAATAAGACGGGAAATGGAGGCAAATCTTAAAAAAGACTTCGGTGGCGAGTTAGAAAACCAATACCAGGCGTTTAAACCCTTAATACGCAAGCTGTACGGCTCGTACGCTAATTTTATTGATGAAGCCGAGGATTACGCCAAAATTAAAACAAAGGCCCTGCAAAAGGGCATTTTAGGCGAAAAAATAGATAATTTATTATATTCCCAGGAACAATCCGGAGATGAAGTTTTGGATATGTTTAAAGACCGGATTATTGGCAAGGTGGAAAATAAGGGAGTTAAAACCGAATTAACGGAAGAGCGAGTAGCACTTAACCAGGAAATCAAGACTCAAAAAAAATTAGAAAAGCGCGGGCTAAAAGAATCGTATTTAAAAATGAGAGAAACACAAAAAGAGAAAAAAATATCTGATGAACAGTTAAAAAGGTTAAGAGAAAAAACCGGGGCCAAGGAATGGAAAAATACCAGCAAGACCCAGATAGACGATATGAGAAAAGAGCTTTCAAGATTGAAAGAAGGGGATCGTTATATTGACAGCGACCAATCCGAAGGACTTATTGAATACGTTAAAAAAGAATTTAATGAAAATCTTTTTCCGGACCAGGCGATAATGACCGAAAGGGAAGTATTAAAAGATTACGGAATTGTATTGCCAAAAACCAGAAGAGGCGGCATCCGGGCTCCGATTCTTGAACTTGAATTATGGAAGGACGGATCAGCCATTTCTCTTTCAAGAGAAACGCTGGAAAGAAACCTTGAGCGCGTTGCCGGCAGTGAGGCAGACGAAATAAAAAATTTCGTAGTTAATCCCACGAGAAAAAATGAAACCGCCAGAATAGAATTTACAAATGGTTTACGGACGTTAATGAACGACACGATTGTTAAGGACATGAAAATAAGGGTCGGTTCAAAGGAAGACGCTTTAATTCAAAGATTTGGAGAGCAAAGGATGGTTCAGCAGGAACTTTGGGATCAGACAAAAAAAATAGCAAAACAAAGAGGGGTAAAAAAATATAAGGATTTAATATCCATGGCCCTACAGGATGACGTTCCTCCAGGCTATCCGGTAAATTTCTCAAGGGGGATTGATTCAGAAAAATTTGCCAGGCTTCCTGGTAAGGTTAAAGAAAACATTGAGCTTGCGGTAAATGATATAAAAAAAATACACAAAGAATTGAAGGATCTCGGCGAAGAGGGGGTACTAAAACAGAAGTCTTCGGATAAATGGCAGGATATCCGAAAAGCTACAGAATACTTCAGGGAAATTTATAACGACCTTTTAGACCGGGTAAATAAAGAGCGGGCAAAATTTGGTTATGAGCCGATACAAAAAAGGAAAGATTATTTCAGGCATTTTACAGAAATGGAAGCGGCCATAGACAAAGTGGGAAACGTTTTTAAACAAGAGGATCTACCTACTCAAATATCAGGGCTTACCGAATTTTTTAATCCAGGCAAGCCTTTTTCCACCGCGGAGCTTAGAAGAAAAGGCGGGTTTTTTACCGAATCGGCCATAAAGGGCATGGATAATTATTTAGATACTATATCTAAGCAGATTTACCATATTGACAGCATTCAGCGGGGAAGGGCGATTGAAGCCTATATTAGGGACGCGGCAGAGGTAAACAAAAAAGTAAAATTGCCCAATCTTGTCGCAAATCTCCATGAATATACCAACCTGCTTTCCGGAAAAAAATCAGCAATTGATCGCGCGGCCGAATCTATGCTCGGGAGAAAGATTTTTGTATTGGCGAACTTAGTTAAGCAAAGGACTAGTGCTAATATGATAGTGGGAAATATTTCATCGGCCTTAACTAACTTCATACCCTTTACTGAGTTTTTGGCTACCACCAAAAAGAAAGAAGTCGCCCAAGGAATATTTGAAGCGGCCACAAGCGTATTTAACAAAGGCTACTTTGATATTAACGGGGTAGAATCAGACTTTTTAAAGCGAAGATATCCTATTCAAAACATAGATTTGACCAAGACCAAAAAAGCGGCCGAGGTAGCCGGATGGCTTTTTGAAACGGTTGATAAATTTACCGCTAAATCAGTAGTTTCTGGCAAATATTTTGAAAACCTTAAAAAGGGCATGACCGCAGCTGAAGCAATATTGGAGGCAGATGTTTACGCCGGCAAAATGCTGGCCGACAGATCAATTGGACAATTGCCTAATTTAATGGGAGCTAAAATATTTGCTCCAGTTTCCCAATTTCAGACTGAGGTTAATAATGTTTATTCGGTAATTACTAAAGATATGCCTAAGCTTTCGGAAGGAAATAAAATTAAATTAACACGCATGATAGGAGAATTTATAGTTTATTCGTACCTTTTCAACGAGGCGTACGAAAAAGTTTCCGGAAGAAGGCCGACCATAGACATTGGATACGCGATTTCGTACATGATGGGGTTTGAAGAGGAAGCTAAGGATAAAAGCTTTTTAGAGCGGGCATCCAAAGAAGCGGAAGACATCGCGGGAAATCTTCCTTTTGTCGGAAGCATAACCGGCGGCAGATTTCCTATTGGCGCCGGAATACCGAGTCTTAAGCCTTTAGCCGGAGATATTTCAGATTATACTGACGGAAAATGGAAAAAAGAATTGGCTAAACCGGCATTTTATTTAGCTCCTCCATTCGGCGGCGGCCAAGCTAAAAAAACTATTGAAGGAATAGGCGCCTACAGGGAAGGGGAAGTTAGAAGTAAGTCGGGAAAAACCAGTCTTTATAGCATAAAAAAAAGCCCAGCCAACAAGGTACGGACTGGATTATTTGGAAAATATGCTACACCTGAGGCAAAAGAATATTTTGAAGGTGTCAATAAAAAAACAACCCTGCCCGGGTTGCCAAAAATACCTAAACTTCCCAAGTTACCACCTTTAACAAAATTTCCTAATCAAAAATAA